The Aspergillus chevalieri M1 DNA, chromosome 5, nearly complete sequence genome includes a region encoding these proteins:
- the RPL44 gene encoding 60S ribosomal protein eL42 (BUSCO:EOG09265JX6;~COG:J;~EggNog:ENOG410PPND;~InterPro:IPR000552,IPR011332;~PFAM:PF00935;~go_component: GO:0005840 - ribosome [Evidence IEA];~go_function: GO:0003735 - structural constituent of ribosome [Evidence IEA];~go_process: GO:0006412 - translation [Evidence IEA]), with the protein MVNVPKTRRTFCKSKDCHKHTQHKVTQYKAGKASLYAQGKRRYDRKQSGYGGQTKPIFHKKAKTTKKIVLRLECTQCKTKKQLSLKRCKHFELGGDKKTKGAALVF; encoded by the exons ATG GTCAACGTTCCGAAAACCCGCCGGACGTTCTGCAAGTCCAAGGACTGCCACAAGCACACCCAGCACAAGGTTACCCAGTACAAGGCTGGCAAG GCCTCGCTGTACGCCCAGGGTAAGCGTCGTTACGACCGGAAGCAGAGCGGTTATGGTGGTCAGACCAAGCCTATCTTCCACAAGAAGGCCAAGACTACCAAGAAGATCGTCTTGCGTCTTGAGTGCACGCAGTGCAAGACCAAGAAGCAGCTCTCTCTGAAGAGATGCAAGCACTTCGAGTTGGG TGGTGACAAGAAGACCAAGGGTGCTGCTCTTGTCTTCTAA
- a CDS encoding uncharacterized protein (COG:S;~EggNog:ENOG410Q2AA;~InterPro:IPR009097) encodes MAQRAPIQNPFQQLISECENDPNRLQTQYETHRFARNAQFKTTILSPDFPGWTVDEILSKLHAQETGKNDKAEEPFIDHRNNLAFYARPPKHIRELIDGIQRELRSVAPSIWFTPSENLHMTTLELANSRTRSELEALVSELEATGTIPELVDYTFNHRSRLIKPVVSYDASAMALSFVPASREGTGSTDDGAYSYHHLRRDLYDRVAETGIKVIPRYIVPSAHVTIARFITLDGFLLEQDGPDGSRIDREQLKALMNKIEHINQELQKKYWPSVEGNMSSRGEWVVGHEKGLELCKGASWYGKGESVLDGKGFN; translated from the exons ATGGCGCAGAGAGCCCCAATCCAGAATCCATTCCAGCAGCTCATCTCGGAGTGTGAAAATGACCCA AATCGACTACAAACTCAATATGAAACTCACCGATTCGCAAGAAACGCGCAATTTAAGACTACCATCCTCAGCCCAGATTTCCCCGGATGGACCGTCGATGAGATCTTGAGCAAACTGCACGCCCAAGAAACTGGCAAGAATGACAAGGCTGAAGAGCCATTCATCGACCACAGAAACAATCTTGCCTTCTACGCTCGTCCGCCAAAGCATATCCGAGAGCTTATCGATGGAATTCAGCGGGAGTTGCGAAGCGTTGCTCCAT CCATCTGGTTTACACCGTCCGAAAATTTGCACATGACCACACTCGAACTAGCCAATTCGCGAACTCGTTCAGAATTGGAAGCGCTTGTCTCTGAGCTGGAAGCAACTGGCACAATTCCAGAACTGGTCGATTACACGTTCAACCACCGATCACGTCTGATAAAGCCTGTTGTCAGCTACGATGCATCGGCAATGGCATTGAGCTTTGTCCCTGCATCCAGAGAGGGGACCGGTAGCACAGATGATGGTGCGTATAGCTATCATCATTTGCGACGGGACCTGTACGATCGAGTCGCAGAGACGGGTATCAAAGTGATCCCGAGGTACATTGTTCCTTCTGCGCACGTCACGATTGCACGGTTCATCACGCTTGATGGGTTCTTGCTTGAGCAAGATGGCCCTGATGGGAGTCGCATTGACCGCGAGCAGCTAAAAGCGTTGATGAACAAGATCGAGCATATCAACCAGGAACTGCAAAAGAAGTACTGGCCTAGTGTGGAAGGGAATATGTCCTCTAGAGGTGAATGGGTTGTGGGGCATGAGAAGGGGTTGGAGTTGTGTAAAGGCGCATCGTGGTATGGGAAGGGGGAAAGTGTTCTTGATGGAAAGGGATTCAATTAA
- a CDS encoding uncharacterized protein (COG:K;~EggNog:ENOG410PQMJ;~InterPro:IPR010684;~PFAM:PF06881;~go_component: GO:0005634 - nucleus [Evidence IEA];~go_component: GO:0070449 - elongin complex [Evidence IEA];~go_process: GO:0006368 - transcription elongation from RNA polymerase II promoter [Evidence IEA]), giving the protein MPAPSLLQLSTAAAVKNMKCLDDIGSIPYSLARPFLLKIESPEKLRSIELQSPHIMKDNDELWIGFIKRDIPKWEEYDIPENPESWYEVYCDLRERVQREVDKDAEQLKQAMEGINSKRAQHSTKLVTDQRSVRLPPMKPTERARYAAYDRKIGGIKPVFSSPSSGVSADPMGGPAWSFERPQIPRSFSGDGKKKNSIFSAPKRNKALAVPTGQLHNRASQVKMAPRSLVEAHRQPSEPALAARKASPTSKAHPALRAPGRTRSQPGFGSSNPVITPSLQEREARLRALTSGKPVSSPSSRTQTPSASSRTPAQKSTPATRGPSPPLPAKREVDDLFESSPEPEPQDNQQDPKRKAPKRASPEPTLNVGESKTLPAQAPRFATIRKRPAPSIFMPPKRKKVT; this is encoded by the exons ATGCCGGCCCCGTCACTCCTTCAGCTTTCTACGGCGGCTGCCGTCAAAAACATGAAAT GCCTCGACGATATTGGCAGCATACCGTATTCTCTTGCTCGACCATTCCTTCTGAAGATCGAAAGCCCCGAGAAACTA CGATCGATCGAGTTGCAATCACCGCACATCATGAAGGATAATGACGAATTGTGGATCGGTTTTATCAAGCGCGACATTCCCAAGTGGGAAGAATACGATATCCCCGAGAATCCCGAGTCCTGGTACGAAGTCTACTGCGATCTCCGGGAACGAGTGCAAAGAGAAGTAGATAAGGATGCAGAACAATTGAAGCAAGCCATGGAGGGCATCAACTCGAAGCGCGCCCAACACAGTACTAAGCTTGTGACCGACCAGCGCAGCGTACGCCTTCCCCCGATGAAACCGACAGAGAGAGCACGATATGCCGCGTATGATAGGAAGATAGGTGGTATTAAGCCGGtcttctcttccccttcttccggTGTCTCGGCAGATCCGATGGGAGGTCCTGCGTGGTCGTTTGAGCGGCCGCAGATTCCGCGCTCGTTCTCGGgagatggaaagaagaagaacagcatCTTCTCTGCGCCAAAACGGAATAAAGCCCTTGCTGTTCCGACCGGCCAACTGCACAATAGAGCGTCACAGGTCAAGATGGCTCCGCGGTCTCTTGTTGAAGCGCATCGACAGCCGTCTGAACCTGCTCTTGCTGCACGAAAGGCCTCTCCAACGTCAAAAGCGCATCCAGCTTTGAGAGCGCCGGGACGGACCAGGTCACAGCCTGGCTTCGGATCAAGCAATCCTGTTATCACGCCATCTTTGCAGGAAAGGGAAGCGAGGTTGCGAGCTTTGACTTCGGGAAAGCCCGTTAGCTCCCCATCGTCAAGAACTCAGACACCTTCTGCATCATCGAGGACACCGGCACAGAAATCCACACCAGCAACTAGAGGCCCATCGCCTCCGTTACCGGCCAAAAGAGAGGTCGACGATCTTTTCGAATCTTCACCAGAGCCCGAACCTCAGGATAATCAGCAAGACCCAAAACGGAAGGCCCCGAAGCGTGCTAGTCCAGAGCCAACTTTGAATGTGGGTGAGTCCAAGACACTACCAGCACAAGCGCCACGCTTCGCAACGATTCGCAAGAGACCTGCTCCGAGCATCTTCATGCCaccaaagagaaagaaggtgaCCTAA
- a CDS encoding aminoglycoside phosphotransferase family protein (COG:S;~EggNog:ENOG410PVVM;~InterPro:IPR011009,IPR002575;~PFAM:PF01636) — MVSDPPDSTSFQADSLKEGNRYLKRGQKVFPCPDPVDISTLPPGNEVITTLSNRDGKLVVSHDSSYVTKLGYRVRRAESEAMNTVAAQKRTTVPLPWVKSTNFSPSEHYASEEYGSIRMSFIRGSTLESKWDTLDQESKEAVCREIWDIVWRLRNIERTDLVGNIYQCAADGTPSKGILEDVQKPARPLMSDEEVRARLYERYLHAGGQVLRDLLPELLPRSDRSVFTHGDIAPWNVMIDDQNKITGILGWKFAGWYPDYWEYAQIMNVPFSDWSGWMERTAAHRWDIDGIDAVKEIVSKT, encoded by the coding sequence ATGGTAAGCGACCCTCCCGACAGCACATCTTTCCAAGCAGATAGCCTCAAAGAAGGTAATCGGTATCTCAAAAGAGGTCAAAAGGTCTTCCCATGCCCTGATCCCGTGGACATCTCTACCCTCCCTCCTGGAAACGAAGTCATCACCACCCTCTCCAACCGAGACGGCAAGCTGGTAGTCAGCCATGACTCGTCCTACGTGACCAAGCTCGGTTACAGAGTGCGACGTGCCGAGTCTGAAGCGATGAACACAGTGGCTGCACAGAAGCGTACCACTGTTCCTCTACCTTGGGTCAAATCTACGAATTTCAGTCCGTCTGAGCACTATGCTTCTGAGGAATACGGAAGCATCAGAATGTCTTTTATCCGAGGTTCTACTCTGGAATCGAAATGGGATACGCTGGATCAGGAGAGCAAGGAGGCTGTTTGTCGCGAGATTTGGGACATTGTCTGGAGGCTTCGGAATATTGAACGCACGGATTTGGTTGGTAATATCTATCAGTGTGCTGCTGATGGCACCCCCTCGAAGGGCATACTTGAGGATGTTCAGAAACCAGCTCGACCGTTGATGAGTGATGAGGAGGTGCGAGCTCGCCTGTATGAGCGCTATCTTCACGCCGGAGGTCAGGTCCTGAGAGATTTATTGCCTGAATTACTGCCACGATCCGATCGCTCTGTGTTTACTCATGGTGATATTGCGCCCTGGAATGTCATGATTGATGACCAGAACAAGATCACGGGCATCCTCGGTTGGAAATTTGCAGGTTGGTATCCTGACTATTGGGAGTACGCGCAGATCATGAACGTTCCGTTCTCAGACTGGTCGGGGTGGATGGAACGGACTGCGGCTCATCGATGGGATATCGACGGCATTGATGCTGTCAAGGAGATCGTGTCCAAGACTTGA
- a CDS encoding flotillin domain protein (COG:U,Z;~EggNog:ENOG410PKAY;~InterPro:IPR001107,IPR027705,IPR036013;~PFAM:PF01145) encodes MRYAIARPSEYLLLTGAGVKDIEIKKKALVMPWQRCARITVAPFDFSMNLQAMTSEKLQFSLPAVFTIGPETGEDALKKYARLLSGNTGSELQKNNNSGTPTGGKHHVEDIVKGIIEGETRVIVSSMSMEEIFKERQIFKNKVIGNVQNELEEFGLKIYNANVKELQDTPGSEYFAFLSRKAHEGALNQARVDVAEARMRGEIGESEKQGKTKQEISKIDAETAVLETKRKAEKAKADADLVDCKTALDARNEMSKITAKRQNEMKEAELQKQLQAKKAETELERLRANDVTKSKVAREAAQETANASYYTEQKAADAHLYKRKMEADALYYRQSKEADAAFYKQKREAEGLLELSKGYGAVVDVLGGPQAFLQFQMMQNGTYEKLAHANAQAINGLQPKITTWNTGNGDVGDSAAPIRNIMQNLPPLLSTIQEQTGISPPTWLAQMSNGHSKEPKMANTTSS; translated from the exons ATGCGTTACGCAATCGCTCGACCAAGCGAATACCTCCTGCTCACAGGAGCAGGAGTCAAGGATATTGAGATAAAAAAGAAGGCCCTTGTGATGCCATGGCAGCGA TGTGCAAGAATCACTGTGGCACCATTCGACTTCTCGATGAATCTCCAGGCAATGACCAGCGAGAAGCTCCAATTCTCTCTGCCTGCGGTGTTCACCATCGGACCTGAAACTGGGGAGGATGCACTCAAGAAATATGCCCGTCTCCTTTCTGGGAACACTGGATCGGAATTACAAAAGAACAACAATTCTGGTACTCCCACTGGGGGAAAGCACCACGTCGAGGATATCGTGAAGGGTATTATTGAAGGAGAGACACGGGTGATTGTCTCTAGCATGTCAATGGAGGAGATCTTCAAGGAGCGACAGATTTTCAAGAATAAAG TCATTGGGAATGTTCAGAATGAGCTTGAAGAATTTGGTCTGAAAAT CTACAACGCCAACGTCAAGGAGCTTCAGGATACCCCTGGCAGCGAGTATTTTGCCTTTTTGAGCCGCAAGGCACATGAGGGAGCCCTCAATCAAGCTAGGGTTGACGTTGCTGAGGCCCGGATGCGTGGTGAGATCGGAGAATCCGAGAAGCAAGGCAAAACTAAGCAGGAAATCTCCAAGATCGATGCCGAAACTGCTGTCCTGGAAACCAAGCGAAAGGCCGAAAAGGCCAAGGCAGACGCTGACCTTGTGGACTGCAAAACAGCTCTGGATGCCAGAAATGAAATGAGCAAGATTACTGCAAAACGCCAGAATGAGATGAAAGAAGCAGAATTGCAAAAGCAGCTTCAGGCTAAGAAGGCGGAGACTGAGTTGGAGCGGCTTAGGGCGaatgatgtcaccaagagcAAGGTTGCGCGTGAGGCTGCGCAGGAAACTGCCAACGCATCTTACTACACGGAGCAGAAGGCAGCAGATGCACACTTGTACAAGCGGAAGATGGAAGCAGATGCGTTGT ACTACCGTCAGAGCAAAGAAGCAGACGCTGCTTTTTACAAGCAAAAGCGCGAGGCTGAAGGATTACTGGAACTCTCTAAAGGATATGGTGCCGTTGTGGACGTTCTCGGTGGTCCTCAAGCCTTCCTGCAATTCCAGATGATGCAGAACGGTACCTACGAGAAGCTGGCGCACGCAAATGCCCAAGCTATCAATGGCCTTCAGCCCAAAATTACTACGTGGAATACTG GAAATGGCGACGTTGGCGACTCAGCTGCTCCAATTCGGAATATCATGCAGAATCTTCCTCCGCTCTTGAGTACAATACAAGAACAAACCGGTATCTCTCCACCGACATGGTTGGCTCAAATGTCCAATGGCCATTCTAAGGAGCCTAAGATGGCAAATACGACGAGTAGTTGA
- a CDS encoding putative tubulin-specific chaperone Rbl2 (COG:S;~EggNog:ENOG410PSB5;~InterPro:IPR036126,IPR004226;~PFAM:PF02970;~go_function: GO:0048487 - beta-tubulin binding [Evidence IEA];~go_process: GO:0007021 - tubulin complex assembly [Evidence IEA];~go_process: GO:0007023 - post-chaperonin tubulin folding pathway [Evidence IEA]), translating into MAPRSQLEIFTASVVRLVKEETSYHNEIKQQTERIKKLEAQNEDDENREYLLNQERRALQESKDVLPSLKNKLEDTVAMLESLLIEEGKKGSESNVEQITAAKEAVAKAKTAEREIS; encoded by the exons ATGGCACCCCGCTCGCAATTGGAGATCTTTACAGCATCGGTCGTGCGCCtggtcaaggaagagacGTCCTACCATAACGAAATCAAGCAACAGACGGAGCGGATCAAGAAGTTAGAAGCCCAGAATGAAGACGACGAGAACAGAGAATACCTGCTGAACCAGGAG CGCCGCGCACTCCAGGAAAGTAAGGATGTTTTGCCTAGCTTGAAGAACAAGCTTGAGGACACAGTAGCTATGCTTGAGAGTCTACTG ATCGAAGAGGGCAAGAAGGGCTCCGAGAGCAACGTTGAACAAATCACGGCTGCTAAAGAAGCCGTTGCGAAGG